The DNA region TAGTAATCACCATCGCCCCTAACTCTTTTAATACCAATGCATCCAGATCATTTGGATAGAGAGGACCTATAGAGATCATATTCCTCAACCTATTCCTCCTTATATATGCTAGCCCACTTCCACAGCCACCTATAATATGGATCTGAGGGGGTTCTCTCCCAACCATAGGTTCTAAGCTATATGTAAATGGGTTGAGGATCATGGATCCATCGCTATATATCTTCCCAAGCTCCCTAGGATCTCTCATCTCCTTCAACTCCCCACGATCTATATAATATATCTTGTCACAGAACCTCATAGCCAGGTCTACCTCATGTGTGGATAATATAACAGGGATCTCCTTAGCGATATCTGAAAGCACCTCGAAAACTATATATCTATTAAATGGATCTAGAAAGCTTGTTGGCTCATCCAAAATTAAAACCCTAGGTCTTCTAGCAATAGCCATTGCCATCATAACCCTCCTCTTCTCACCATCACTCAATAGGTTGAAGTACCTCTCTGATAGGTGGGAAACCCTAGTGATCTTCATTGCAAATTCAACAGCCTCTAGATCCTCTCTAGATGGTGTTAGCCCTATGAAGGGTGTTCTACCAAGCATCACAACATCCCTAACTCTATATAGAGGTAGGGTGGGGATTTGTGGAAGATGAATCCCTACTAGCTTGGCAAACTCCTTTATACTATAGGTAGATATATCTCTTCCATTAATCACTATAACACCCTTAATTGGCGATAAAATCCTAGCTATTGTTTTGAGAAGGGTCGTTTTACCGGAGCCATTAGGGCCTACTATACATGATAAGCCTCTACAGAATTTGGCAGAAGCTTTTACTATAGCATTGCCATTATATCCTGCTATGCATGATAATAACTCGACACATAAATCCTGTCTCTCTATATTCTCCTTCTCTACAAGATCTCTTTGCATTGTTACCACGAATACTCACCTCTTAGCCTAGCCACCATGTAGATCAAAAGGGGGGCTCCAAATATACTTGTTACTGCTGTCACAGGCACAGAGCCTCCCTGGAAGACAGCCCTTATACCTAGGCTGGTTAGAAGCGCTAGCAAGCCTCCTACTAGGCATGATGCTGGCACAAGTATCAAGCTCCTCCCAGATCTAAAGATAATCCTAGCTATATGGGGTGAGGCAAAGCCTATAAAACCTATTACCCCTACATATGCAACTGTTATAGCTGCAGATGAACCAGCTAGGAGACTTATAAACGCCCTTATAAAGCCTACATTTATCCCCAGGGATTTCGCGTACTCCTCACCAAGGATCATGGGGTCTAGATGCTTTAAAGAGAGCATTAGAGATAGTACAAGTGAGATGGTTATAGATACCATGAGAATCCTAGATCCGTTAGGATCTACACCATCGAAGCTACCCATAAGAGCTAGATATAAATAACCGGACACATCAGGGGGAAGCCTAGATAGTAGTAACAATGAGATCCCGGATGATGCAAAGCCCAAAGATATACCTACAAGGAGAAGCTGAAGCACTGTAAGCCTATAGGAGATAATGCTTAGAATAGCCGTATATACAAGGGAGGAGATCAGCACAACTATAGGAGCTAGCAGTGACATGTATATGAAGAAAGATCCTATAGCTATAGAGATATAAGCTAGAGAAACTAGAGAGAGATACGAGATCGATGCAACACCCATAACATACGGATCTCCCATAGGGTTTCTCAAGAGAAGCTGGTAGAGAAAACCTGAGAGACCTAAAAGGCATCCCGAGGCAAGGGCTCCAAGGGCTACAGGGATTCGCCTGCTATATATAATAATCTTCTCACTATCTGTAAGGGAGTTTCCCCAGATGAAATCTTTTAGGATTCTCGAAGGCTCAATATATACGGGTCCATAGAATATCAATATAAAAAATAATATAAACGTTAGTGTTAATAGTAAGAAAAACTTTGATAATATACTAAGCAATTTGCCACACTCACTCGAGCTTCTCAAAGAACTTTAGATTCCAATCCCTAAGATCCTGTAGCCCCGGATATAGGATCTTCATGAGATCCCTCATAATATCCTCAGGATAAGCTGTCCCCAGCTGCCAATACGTTGGAGCAAATACATATACCCTCTTCTCCTTAACAGCCTTTAGATCTGCGATGAAGGGCACGGCCCTTATAAGCTCCTCAACACTTTTAGGACCATAGTCCTTTGAGGTTGAATATATAAGTACATCTATGGAAGAGGATCTAGCGATTATGATCTCCTGGGAAACTGCGCCGTATGGTATATCTATAAATGCATATCTACCCCCAGCTAGATTTATAGCATCAACAACATAGCTGGATGGTGATGCAGCATATATACGTCCTCTAAATACGTTGAACCAAGCTACTATAGGTCTTTGAGACTCTGTTGGTGCCGCATTAACCATAGAAGATCTGAGGCTGTAAATGAGATTCTCAACCCGATTAAATATGGTTTCTGCACATCCATCTAGGTTATAGAAGAGGGCTAGGAACTTGATCCACTCGAATCTGCCGAGAAGAGATTGCTCGAGATATTCATTATCAACAACTACTGGAAGGCCCGCGCTCTTAAGAGATCTAAATACTGGGGAGCCTGCATAGGTATATATAACCACGAGATCTGGTTTAGACGCTACTATCTCCTCAACATTGGGGTTATCAGCCCAGCCAAAGTCTTTTAATAGGCCTCTCTCGAGCATATATGCTATCTTGGGTATATACCATGTATACATCTTACCCCACATGATCCCAAGAACAGTTTTATTAATTAGATCAACCCTACATTCTTCTTCAAGCCTTAGCAGCATAGCTACTTGGGTAGCCGACATAAGGATCACCCTTTCAACAGGGGTATAGATGATTAGCTGAGGAGAATATTTAGAAATATATGTATTTATTAGAGCCTTTTGAGACGATATAGATCTTGGGATCAGAAGAATCGTCTGTCCCTCGGCATCTCTAACAACCTTCACAGGGCCGTCATATGTAACTTGGAAGAGCCTTGCATATTTAACGGTTACATGGGGTTCGGAGGAGGCGCTGAGGATCTCGCTCAGAAAAGCTATAGATCTATTTATATCAACAACACTATTATTAAGATCTCTTAGGCTAGCCTCAATAGATCTTATAGACGCGTTTAGATACCCTATAGATGTTAGGGAGCTCTCAACAGTTCTAGAAATTCTAGAGATATCCTGTGATATATTTTGGGAAAGGCTATTTATATCACTCCTCACACTATTAATACTCTCTCCAAGCCCTCTAACCGCTGAGATCATATATACTGTAGATATTATTGAAATAGCTATTGCTATTATAAC from Sulfolobales archaeon includes:
- a CDS encoding ABC transporter ATP-binding protein is translated as MQRDLVEKENIERQDLCVELLSCIAGYNGNAIVKASAKFCRGLSCIVGPNGSGKTTLLKTIARILSPIKGVIVINGRDISTYSIKEFAKLVGIHLPQIPTLPLYRVRDVVMLGRTPFIGLTPSREDLEAVEFAMKITRVSHLSERYFNLLSDGEKRRVMMAMAIARRPRVLILDEPTSFLDPFNRYIVFEVLSDIAKEIPVILSTHEVDLAMRFCDKIYYIDRGELKEMRDPRELGKIYSDGSMILNPFTYSLEPMVGREPPQIHIIGGCGSGLAYIRRNRLRNMISIGPLYPNDLDALVLKELGAMVITTSLQNYLNRSLELMRSSIKIVVARVPRYCRPPDAEKLVEEAVKLGKDMDYFDFSI
- a CDS encoding iron ABC transporter permease — encoded protein: MRSSSECGKLLSILSKFFLLLTLTFILFFILIFYGPVYIEPSRILKDFIWGNSLTDSEKIIIYSRRIPVALGALASGCLLGLSGFLYQLLLRNPMGDPYVMGVASISYLSLVSLAYISIAIGSFFIYMSLLAPIVVLISSLVYTAILSIISYRLTVLQLLLVGISLGFASSGISLLLLSRLPPDVSGYLYLALMGSFDGVDPNGSRILMVSITISLVLSLMLSLKHLDPMILGEEYAKSLGINVGFIRAFISLLAGSSAAITVAYVGVIGFIGFASPHIARIIFRSGRSLILVPASCLVGGLLALLTSLGIRAVFQGGSVPVTAVTSIFGAPLLIYMVARLRGEYSW
- a CDS encoding ABC transporter substrate-binding protein, which encodes MVSSSKILGVGVIIAIAISIISTVYMISAVRGLGESINSVRSDINSLSQNISQDISRISRTVESSLTSIGYLNASIRSIEASLRDLNNSVVDINRSIAFLSEILSASSEPHVTVKYARLFQVTYDGPVKVVRDAEGQTILLIPRSISSQKALINTYISKYSPQLIIYTPVERVILMSATQVAMLLRLEEECRVDLINKTVLGIMWGKMYTWYIPKIAYMLERGLLKDFGWADNPNVEEIVASKPDLVVIYTYAGSPVFRSLKSAGLPVVVDNEYLEQSLLGRFEWIKFLALFYNLDGCAETIFNRVENLIYSLRSSMVNAAPTESQRPIVAWFNVFRGRIYAASPSSYVVDAINLAGGRYAFIDIPYGAVSQEIIIARSSSIDVLIYSTSKDYGPKSVEELIRAVPFIADLKAVKEKRVYVFAPTYWQLGTAYPEDIMRDLMKILYPGLQDLRDWNLKFFEKLE